The following coding sequences lie in one Deltaproteobacteria bacterium genomic window:
- a CDS encoding transglycosylase SLT domain-containing protein: MGVVGARAAIAVLLAAFVVGGCVRDASRRPAPRAPATPHARDVRASRATFLEAVTRYRRGALDEARPLFRSLLDTYPVLADYHLAYLAAIEERTRHLPEAAALDDRLLQAHPASVWATTSAARRARAALALGDARAAELAERARDLAGDDTDARGVALAVLAALRSETDPRGAYELYQEVRRGGGEAAPTARDASARLEAAHPDLLRDPTLLLAEGRVLAAESRTDLAAVRLEAAADGSDGPERIEALEALGKLEKQAGRLEDAIATYRRAMDLTPTGGMARFELATLYWNRDRDAEARALFTRIAAETPRHPKYDTARYALARIAEQEGRTDEAVAQLRSLAAGEGDLAREARWRLAWMPYRRGDLTAAAEAFAAFGAGDEKDRAAAAYWRGRVLARQGFAAESRDAFEVVLAEAPDGYYADLAERALATTVPPPPAPTPIDSAPPAAFTTTHAYHWERSRELSAMGMTDAAAREIDALVRELPDGDASRPFLLEAYSDVEAHGRALRLAHRIQSSLPAPTFAAYQFPRAYWSRVVQAADGERLDPYVVLALMRQESLFDRAAVSPAAAYGLMQLLVPTAARIAGRPIEASALFDPTTNITLGARYLRQLLDRFEGNLAKALAAYNGGEAAVAKWEQRAPGTTTDEFVETISYRETRHYVKQVLGNYRRYRRLYGAPGEQRALERAVRADQTGADNASADTSFPASPPNPPFDISTTTSPGVT; this comes from the coding sequence ATGGGGGTCGTCGGCGCGCGCGCGGCGATCGCGGTGCTGCTCGCCGCGTTCGTCGTCGGGGGGTGCGTTCGGGACGCGTCGCGCCGACCGGCGCCGAGAGCGCCCGCGACTCCGCACGCCCGCGACGTGCGCGCGTCCCGCGCGACCTTCCTCGAAGCGGTCACCCGCTATCGACGCGGCGCGCTCGACGAGGCGCGTCCGCTCTTCCGTTCGCTGCTCGACACGTATCCCGTGCTGGCCGACTACCACCTCGCGTATCTCGCCGCGATCGAGGAACGCACGCGCCATCTGCCCGAAGCGGCGGCGCTGGACGATCGCCTGCTGCAAGCGCACCCGGCGAGCGTGTGGGCGACGACCTCCGCCGCGCGACGCGCGCGCGCGGCCTTGGCGCTAGGCGACGCACGCGCCGCCGAGCTCGCCGAACGGGCGCGAGATCTCGCGGGCGACGACACCGACGCGCGCGGGGTCGCGCTCGCGGTGCTGGCCGCCTTGCGATCCGAGACCGACCCGCGCGGAGCGTACGAGCTCTACCAGGAAGTGCGACGCGGCGGGGGAGAAGCGGCCCCCACCGCGCGCGACGCGAGCGCGCGCCTCGAAGCCGCGCACCCAGACCTGCTCCGGGATCCGACGCTCCTCTTGGCCGAGGGACGCGTGCTCGCCGCCGAGAGCCGCACGGACCTCGCCGCCGTACGCCTCGAGGCCGCAGCCGACGGCTCCGACGGCCCGGAGCGCATCGAAGCCCTCGAGGCGCTCGGCAAGCTGGAAAAACAGGCGGGGCGGCTCGAGGACGCCATCGCCACGTACCGGCGGGCAATGGATCTCACCCCGACCGGGGGCATGGCGCGCTTCGAGCTCGCGACCCTGTACTGGAATCGCGACCGCGATGCCGAGGCGCGCGCGCTCTTCACCCGGATCGCCGCCGAGACGCCGCGTCACCCGAAGTACGACACCGCGCGCTACGCGCTCGCGCGCATCGCCGAACAGGAGGGACGAACCGACGAGGCCGTCGCGCAGCTCCGGTCGCTCGCCGCGGGCGAGGGAGATCTCGCGCGCGAAGCTCGTTGGCGTCTCGCCTGGATGCCCTATCGCCGGGGGGATCTCACGGCGGCCGCGGAGGCTTTCGCGGCGTTCGGCGCCGGCGACGAGAAAGACCGTGCCGCTGCGGCGTACTGGCGCGGTCGCGTGCTCGCGCGTCAGGGCTTCGCGGCGGAAAGCCGGGATGCCTTCGAGGTCGTGCTCGCCGAAGCCCCCGACGGATACTACGCGGACCTCGCCGAGCGCGCGCTCGCGACCACCGTACCGCCGCCGCCCGCGCCCACGCCGATCGACTCCGCGCCGCCGGCGGCATTCACGACCACGCACGCGTACCACTGGGAGCGGAGTCGCGAGCTCAGCGCGATGGGCATGACCGACGCGGCGGCCCGCGAGATCGACGCGCTCGTCCGCGAGCTCCCGGACGGCGACGCGAGTCGGCCGTTCCTGCTCGAGGCCTACAGCGACGTCGAGGCCCACGGTCGCGCCCTGCGCCTCGCGCACCGCATCCAGTCGAGCCTTCCGGCGCCGACGTTCGCGGCGTATCAGTTTCCGCGCGCCTACTGGTCGCGCGTGGTCCAGGCGGCGGACGGCGAACGGCTCGACCCGTACGTCGTCCTGGCGCTCATGCGCCAGGAGAGTCTCTTCGATCGCGCGGCCGTATCGCCGGCGGCGGCGTACGGCCTGATGCAGCTGCTCGTGCCGACGGCGGCGCGCATCGCGGGCCGGCCGATCGAGGCCTCCGCGCTCTTCGATCCCACGACCAACATCACGCTCGGCGCGCGCTATCTCCGCCAGCTCCTCGACCGGTTCGAGGGAAATCTCGCGAAGGCGCTGGCGGCGTACAACGGCGGCGAGGCGGCGGTCGCGAAATGGGAGCAACGCGCGCCCGGGACCACCACAGACGAGTTCGTGGAGACCATCAGCTACCGCGAGACCCGCCACTACGTGAAGCAGGTGCTCGGCAACTACCGCCGCTACCGTCGCCTCTACGGCGCTCCCGGGGAGCAGCGCGCCCTCGAGCGCGCCGTCCGCGCCGATCAGACCGGCGCGGACAACGCCAGCGCCGACACGAGCTTTCCGGCGAGTCCGCCGAACCCGCCGTTCGACATCAGCACCACGACGTCACCCGGCGTCACCTGA
- a CDS encoding YggS family pyridoxal phosphate-dependent enzyme encodes MASCLSGRLAAVEARIAAACARAGRARQDVRLVGVTKGKDASVVRAGVAAGLRCFGENYAQEWTAKRAALADVGGIEWHFIGRIQRNKAAMVAAADLVHSVADARVARALDAAGVRRGVPVSLLIQVNLDDETTKDGVAPAELPELVRTVRAYEGLRLVGLMAIPAVAAPERVRSRFRALRELRDRQDDAAGLRELSMGMSGDFEVAIEEGATLVRIGTAIFGSRERTT; translated from the coding sequence ATGGCGAGTTGTCTGAGCGGACGGTTGGCGGCGGTCGAGGCGAGGATCGCGGCGGCGTGCGCGCGTGCCGGCCGCGCGCGCCAGGACGTGCGGCTCGTCGGGGTGACCAAGGGGAAGGATGCTTCCGTCGTGCGGGCCGGGGTGGCGGCGGGCCTCCGCTGCTTCGGGGAGAACTACGCGCAGGAATGGACGGCGAAACGCGCGGCGCTCGCCGACGTCGGCGGCATCGAGTGGCATTTCATCGGCCGCATCCAACGCAACAAGGCTGCCATGGTCGCCGCGGCGGATCTGGTGCACTCGGTCGCCGATGCGCGCGTGGCGCGCGCGCTCGACGCGGCCGGCGTACGACGCGGGGTGCCGGTGTCGCTGCTGATCCAGGTGAACCTCGACGACGAGACGACGAAGGACGGCGTGGCGCCGGCCGAGCTGCCCGAGCTCGTGCGGACGGTGCGCGCGTACGAAGGGCTTCGGCTCGTCGGCCTCATGGCGATTCCGGCGGTGGCCGCGCCCGAGCGCGTGCGCTCGCGCTTCCGGGCCCTCCGCGAGCTGCGGGATCGCCAGGACGACGCCGCCGGGCTCCGCGAGCTGTCGATGGGCATGAGCGGCGACTTCGAGGTCGCCATCGAGGAGGGCGCGACGCTGGTCCGGATCGGCACCGCGATCTTCGGCTCGCGGGAAAGGACGACATGA
- a CDS encoding pyrroline-5-carboxylate reductase, producing the protein MKKKTEARRVREIGFLGAGNMAGALVKGLLATKRRRARDLWASDAEPRQVAKLVRAHGIGRASDNATLVRDSAVVVLAVKPQVMSAVLAEIRPHVTRRHLVVSIAAGMGTSRLEAELGGRVRVVRAMPNTPALVGEGMTVVVRGAHATAADERRAANLFGGVGAVVRVRDEGLMDAITGLSGSGPAYVYRFAEGLIAGAVAEGLSDAVARQLTYQTLRGAAVMLQETGRPPEELRAMVSSPGGTTLAGLGALDERGFVDAASAAVAAAARRGRELGRG; encoded by the coding sequence ATGAAGAAGAAGACGGAGGCGCGCCGGGTGCGCGAGATCGGTTTCCTCGGAGCGGGGAACATGGCCGGGGCGCTGGTGAAGGGCTTGCTCGCGACGAAGCGGCGGCGCGCGCGCGACCTCTGGGCGAGCGACGCCGAGCCGCGGCAGGTCGCGAAGCTCGTCCGCGCCCACGGCATCGGGCGGGCGTCGGACAACGCGACGCTCGTCCGTGACAGCGCGGTCGTCGTGCTCGCCGTGAAGCCGCAGGTGATGTCGGCCGTGCTGGCGGAGATCAGGCCGCACGTCACGCGGCGCCATCTCGTCGTGTCGATCGCGGCGGGCATGGGGACGAGCCGGCTCGAGGCCGAGCTCGGCGGGCGCGTACGCGTCGTGCGCGCGATGCCGAACACGCCGGCGCTCGTGGGCGAGGGCATGACGGTCGTGGTGCGTGGCGCCCACGCGACCGCCGCCGACGAGCGGCGCGCGGCGAACCTCTTCGGTGGAGTCGGCGCCGTCGTCCGTGTTAGAGACGAGGGACTGATGGACGCGATCACGGGGCTCTCGGGAAGCGGTCCGGCATACGTGTATCGCTTCGCCGAAGGGCTCATCGCGGGTGCGGTCGCCGAGGGGCTCTCCGACGCGGTCGCGCGCCAGTTGACGTATCAGACGCTGCGGGGCGCGGCCGTCATGTTGCAGGAGACGGGGCGGCCTCCGGAGGAGCTCCGCGCGATGGTGTCGTCGCCGGGAGGTACGACGCTCGCGGGGCTGGGGGCGCTCGACGAGCGCGGATTCGTCGACGCGGCCTCCGCGGCCGTCGCGGCGGCCGCGCGTCGCGGCCGCGAGCTCGGACGCGGGTAG
- a CDS encoding YggT family protein, with product MFVVGNLLDALALVVEYVLQIYSWIVIARVVISWVNADPYNPIVRGIYSMTEPVLYRIRRVLPVYGGGIDFSPIVVFIGIMFLQNFLVQTLRQLALHMH from the coding sequence ATGTTCGTCGTCGGAAATCTGCTCGACGCGCTGGCTTTGGTCGTCGAATACGTGCTGCAGATCTACTCGTGGATCGTGATCGCGCGCGTCGTGATCTCGTGGGTGAACGCCGATCCCTACAACCCGATCGTACGTGGGATCTACTCGATGACCGAGCCCGTGCTGTATCGCATTCGCCGTGTGCTCCCGGTGTACGGCGGCGGCATCGACTTCTCGCCGATCGTGGTGTTCATCGGGATCATGTTCCTCCAGAACTTCCTCGTGCAAACGCTCCGCCAACTCGCGCTCCACATGCACTGA
- a CDS encoding hydantoinase/oxoprolinase family protein codes for MAERRRILHRLLVVGIDTGGTFTDFVVRDGDVVRVHKVLSTPDDPSRAVLTGLAELFPGAWEGEVTYGSTVATNALLERRGARVCLVTTAGFEDVLEIGRQARPRLYTLEPRVPPSLVGRADRLGVRERTTYDGRVVTPLGSAELRRLVRRVRARRPEAVAVVLLHSYARPAHERSIGAALAVLGVPLTLSHVLVREHREYERTSTSVVNAYVAPAMSRHLERLARGLRRRPLRVMQSSGGAVAPAIAAREPVRTILSGPAGGVVGAAVLAERLGLDDVLTIDMGGTSTDVALVACGIPRRTECTIDGMPLRVPGIDIHTVGAGGGSIARRDAGGSLRVGPESAGADPGPACYGRGTLATVTDANLVLGRLAADRFLGGAMTLDVRRAEAAIDRLARQLRLSPRRAAEGIVRVVNAAMIRALRVISVERGHDPRVCTLMAFGGAAALHACELAAELGMRRVLVPAHPGVLSAAGMAAAPRSRDFLTTVRLVDPSLAQLARLAAPWRRRGIAELRREGVSRAAIGCQVIALMRYVGQSHELEVPLGTGLRGRFDAAHATAYGQAEPSRSVEVLALRVEVTGAVRRPERAARRRGGRRAPAGARHRLVWGGRGLDVARYERDALRPATRIDGPALVTEYSSTTFVPPGWRGRVDDHGHLHLERR; via the coding sequence ATGGCGGAGCGCCGCCGGATTCTGCACCGACTCCTGGTGGTCGGCATCGACACGGGCGGCACGTTCACTGATTTCGTCGTCCGGGACGGTGACGTCGTCCGCGTCCACAAGGTGTTGTCGACGCCCGACGATCCGTCGCGTGCCGTCCTGACGGGCCTCGCCGAGCTCTTTCCGGGCGCATGGGAGGGTGAGGTGACGTACGGCAGCACCGTCGCGACCAACGCGCTTCTCGAGCGCCGGGGCGCGCGGGTGTGCCTCGTCACGACCGCCGGCTTCGAGGACGTGCTCGAGATCGGACGTCAGGCGCGGCCGCGGCTCTATACGCTCGAGCCGCGCGTGCCGCCTTCGCTCGTCGGCCGCGCCGACCGCCTCGGCGTCCGCGAGCGTACGACGTACGACGGACGCGTCGTGACCCCGCTCGGGTCGGCGGAGCTGCGTCGCCTCGTGCGGCGCGTACGGGCGCGCCGCCCGGAGGCGGTCGCCGTCGTCCTGCTGCACTCGTACGCCCGGCCTGCGCACGAGCGAAGCATCGGCGCGGCGCTCGCCGTGCTCGGCGTGCCACTCACATTGTCGCACGTGCTCGTGCGCGAGCACCGCGAGTACGAACGCACGAGCACGAGCGTCGTGAACGCCTACGTGGCGCCCGCGATGAGCCGTCATCTGGAGCGCCTCGCGCGCGGGCTGCGGCGGCGGCCCCTGCGCGTCATGCAGTCGAGCGGCGGCGCCGTGGCGCCCGCGATCGCCGCGCGCGAGCCCGTCCGGACGATCCTGTCCGGACCCGCGGGGGGCGTCGTCGGCGCCGCCGTGTTGGCAGAGCGGCTCGGCCTCGACGACGTCCTGACGATCGACATGGGCGGCACGTCGACGGACGTCGCGCTCGTCGCCTGCGGCATTCCGCGGCGGACCGAGTGCACGATCGACGGCATGCCGCTCCGCGTTCCGGGAATCGACATCCATACGGTGGGGGCGGGCGGCGGCTCGATCGCGCGCCGCGATGCCGGCGGGTCGCTGCGGGTCGGGCCGGAAAGTGCGGGCGCCGATCCCGGACCCGCATGCTACGGCCGCGGGACGCTCGCGACGGTGACGGATGCCAACCTCGTACTCGGACGGCTCGCCGCCGATCGTTTCCTCGGCGGCGCGATGACGCTCGACGTGCGGCGTGCGGAGGCGGCGATCGACCGGCTGGCACGGCAGCTTCGCCTGTCTCCGCGGCGTGCCGCGGAGGGCATCGTACGGGTCGTGAACGCGGCGATGATCCGGGCGCTGCGCGTGATCTCCGTCGAGCGTGGCCACGACCCGCGTGTCTGCACGTTGATGGCGTTCGGCGGCGCCGCCGCGCTCCACGCCTGCGAGCTCGCCGCCGAGCTCGGTATGCGGCGCGTGCTGGTGCCCGCGCACCCCGGCGTGCTCTCGGCCGCGGGCATGGCGGCGGCGCCGCGTTCGCGGGATTTCCTGACGACGGTGCGTCTCGTCGACCCGTCGCTCGCGCAGCTCGCGCGCCTCGCGGCGCCGTGGCGACGGCGCGGGATCGCGGAGCTCCGTCGCGAGGGCGTTTCGCGCGCGGCGATTGGCTGCCAGGTGATCGCGCTCATGCGGTACGTCGGCCAATCGCACGAGCTCGAGGTGCCGCTCGGTACCGGGCTGCGCGGGCGCTTCGATGCCGCGCATGCGACCGCGTACGGCCAGGCCGAGCCGAGCCGTTCGGTCGAGGTGCTCGCGCTCCGCGTCGAGGTGACCGGCGCCGTCCGCCGCCCCGAGCGAGCCGCAAGGCGCCGGGGCGGCCGACGCGCCCCCGCCGGAGCGCGCCATCGGCTCGTGTGGGGAGGGCGCGGGCTCGACGTCGCGCGCTACGAGCGTGATGCGCTCCGTCCCGCGACGCGCATCGACGGACCGGCGCTCGTGACGGAATACAGCTCGACGACGTTCGTGCCGCCGGGATGGCGTGGCCGCGTCGATGACCACGGGCACCTGCATCTGGAGCGCCGATGA
- a CDS encoding zinc ribbon domain-containing protein, with amino-acid sequence MPIYEYHCSKCGDFEMMQKMSDKPLTQCPTCRRKVTKLISSTTFHLKGSGWYITDYARKKEGGGAMGDKKKVDAPSPSDAGASESSDKPAKSPKSEKSATSTKSEKAAVA; translated from the coding sequence ATGCCTATTTACGAGTATCACTGCAGTAAATGCGGCGACTTCGAGATGATGCAGAAGATGAGCGACAAGCCGCTCACGCAGTGTCCGACCTGCCGCCGCAAGGTCACCAAGCTGATCTCCTCGACGACCTTCCACTTGAAGGGCAGCGGTTGGTACATCACTGACTACGCGCGCAAGAAGGAGGGCGGCGGAGCGATGGGCGACAAGAAGAAGGTGGACGCCCCGAGCCCGAGCGACGCCGGCGCGAGCGAGAGCAGCGACAAGCCCGCCAAGTCTCCGAAGTCCGAGAAGTCCGCGACCAGCACCAAGAGCGAGAAGGCGGCGGTCGCCTGA
- the maf gene encoding septum formation protein Maf yields the protein MSASTLPALVLASASPRRRWLLAKLGRKFEVDAPDIPEAPGAAEAPDAFAARMAEEKAVEVARRRRDAWILAADTVVTLDATALGKPRDAAEAVRMLSALAGRRHVVYTGVALLAPGGTLAERAVVGTPVVFRTLSRDEIDAYVATGEPFDRAGAYAIQGEGAHLVDRVEGSYTNVIGLPLPEVAAWLRRWRVV from the coding sequence ATGTCGGCGTCGACGCTTCCCGCGCTGGTGCTCGCGTCCGCGTCGCCGCGACGACGTTGGTTGCTCGCGAAGCTCGGGCGGAAGTTCGAGGTCGACGCGCCCGACATCCCCGAGGCTCCCGGCGCCGCCGAGGCGCCCGACGCGTTTGCGGCGCGGATGGCGGAGGAGAAGGCCGTCGAGGTGGCCCGGCGCCGCCGCGACGCGTGGATCCTCGCGGCCGATACGGTCGTCACGCTCGATGCGACCGCGCTCGGGAAGCCGCGGGACGCCGCGGAAGCGGTGCGCATGCTGAGCGCGCTCGCGGGCCGCCGGCACGTCGTGTACACCGGCGTGGCGCTTCTCGCGCCGGGCGGCACGCTCGCCGAGCGCGCGGTCGTCGGAACGCCCGTCGTGTTCCGCACCCTCTCGCGCGACGAGATCGACGCGTACGTCGCGACCGGTGAGCCTTTCGATCGGGCCGGCGCGTACGCGATCCAGGGTGAAGGCGCGCACCTCGTCGATCGCGTGGAAGGATCGTACACCAACGTGATCGGACTGCCGCTGCCGGAGGTGGCGGCGTGGCTCAGGCGATGGCGAGTTGTCTGA
- a CDS encoding DUF167 domain-containing protein, whose product MKRVPAVLEVRVVPRARRSTLTRDPSGLLRARLTAPPVDGAANRALVDLLARVLGVKRGDVEVVHGERGRDKRVLVHGCSPADLAARLAALAASEVDKAGSRG is encoded by the coding sequence CTGAAGCGCGTGCCGGCCGTTCTCGAGGTGCGCGTCGTCCCGCGGGCGCGCAGGAGCACGTTGACGCGGGATCCGAGCGGGCTCCTGCGGGCGCGCCTCACGGCGCCCCCGGTCGACGGCGCGGCCAATCGCGCCCTCGTCGATCTGCTCGCCCGCGTCCTCGGCGTGAAGCGCGGCGACGTCGAGGTCGTCCACGGGGAGCGCGGGCGCGACAAGCGCGTCCTGGTGCATGGCTGCTCGCCCGCCGACCTCGCGGCGCGTCTCGCGGCGCTCGCGGCCTCCGAAGTTGACAAGGCCGGGAGTCGTGGCTAG